CATGAATGGGCTGACTGCGGTGCAAACCCTGGAAAAGCTCAATCTGCAGCCAGGACAGTCACTTGCGGTGACGGGTGCGGCAGGAACTTTGGGTGGTTATTTGGTGCAGTTGGCAAAGCAAGCGGGCCTGGTGGTGGTGGCCGATGCCGCTGAAAAAGACCGGGCGCTGGTAGCCGGTCTGGGACCGGACTACATGGTGAGCCGGGGCGACGATGCCGCAGAGCACATCAGAGAATTCTTCCCCGACGGAGTCGATGCCGTAGCCGATGCCGCCGTCATGAACGAAAAGGCTGTCCCAGCAGTGAAGGACGGCGGCGGCTTCGCGACATTCCGATGGTGGCAGGAGGATCCAGGGCGCGGCATCACCGTGCATCCCATCGCGGTTCGGGATGAATACCATTCCGGGCAAAAGCTGGATGCCCTGCGGCGTCTCGTGGAGGACGGCATCCTTACCCTCCGGGTTGCCGACCGCCTGCCCGCCAACGACGCCGCCGAGGCACACCGCAGGCTCGAAGCGGGCGGCGTCAGGGGGCGCTTGGTGCTGCTCTTTTAGAGCGAGACCCATCGTCCCCGCTGACGCCGAAGGACGCGCAGGCGTTCCGCATCCGCGACGCCTTCCACCGCATGGCGCATGTTGGCGGCAGCCCGTTTCGCCTGAGAGTTTTCGAGGGACCATTCATTGTCCGGAACCATGAAGCGCAGGGTGATACGGGGTATGCCGCTCACGATATCGAGCTGATTGGCTTCAACATGGTGGCTGGCGGCCAGAGCGGCAACAGCAGCTTCCATGACGGCTTCCGGCGGAGTGCCGGGTTTTAGGCCGGTGATGTTCAGTTGGGCGCGGAAGGAAGGCATGAAAACAGGTTAGACGGTCACCGCGATCTTGCCGGCCGAACGCCCGCCCTTGCCGACCCCTGTTCTCCTGGAGGCATCTGCGGCCTCCGCATGCGCAAACCCAGCAGAGGGATCATGGGCCGCACAAGATGCGCTTCCCCATAATCGACCAGTGCGTCCAGAGCTGCCGCATCTGCACCCGATGCGGCAGCCGCCCGATACGCGGCACCCCCGAACCATTCAGGACCAGGACAGTGTCGTCGTCGCCGACCGCCGGCTGTTACAGCTCGCGCTCCTCCGGATTGAAATCAGCAAGCGGATCTCCGCCGAGGTGTGCCGGGTCGTCGCTGCCGTCTTCTTCGTCTGCGGAGACGGGATCGTCGAAGTCGACGTCGTTTGCCGCTTCTCCGATGGTCGGAACCTCCGGAGGAATCTGGGAGTCACCGTCTTCAAAGCGCTCTTCGGCGGTTTCATTCCTCAGGGTCTGGTCCGAGAGGACCCCGGGTTCGTTGAGCAGGGGCTCTTCATTCACCAGCGGGTCTTCCTGCCAGCGGTCAGGATTGTCCTCAGCGGCGCCGGGATAGCTCAGGTCTTCGGGGTCGATCAGCTCATCGGCGTTGCTCAGGTCATCTGCGTCCGTCAGGTCCTCCAATGGAATTTCGGCAACTTCGTCCGGAGTCACGACGTCGGCCATGTCATCGGCCAATGCGGGGTCGGTGCCCAGCTCGGGATCGGGAATGCTCTGCTCGTCCATCAACTCTGCCTTTCCGTCTGCTTTCGCCTGCCGGTTCCCTGCAAAATCAAGACCGGGATAACCGGCAGAACTTCCTTAGTAAGCCTACTGATATTCCCTTCGCTGCACCACCCGGCGGAAAAGCACCCCGCGCGGCGCGCGGAATTGTAGCGCGAATCCGCGGCATGTCGGGGCCAGACTCAATTACGTCACATAAGTTTGACGTAAAGGTAAGCCTAAGTAAGGGTTACCTGAGTTACCAATTTGAAATAAACCAAGGGAGTCGCAGTGACCTTGCTGCACCATACAGAAGAGCGGCCGGATCTGGCCTCACAAGCGGATCTCAAAATGGCTGCCGCCCGCCAATTGTTCAACACACGCACCACCAGCCGCTACCGCACGGATGTCCTGCAGGGGGTGAATCTGGTGGTCAAGACCGTTGCGGGCATCACCAAACCGTTCACGGGAATCTCCCCTGCCCAGCTGATGCCGGCAGTGGACAGCATCGACCTCGACATGCCGCTGCCGGACACTGCCGCAGCACTGCAGGAACTGGCCGGTGTTTATCTGCGTGATGCTGTGTACTTCCACGATACGAAGTACGCCGCCCATTTGAACTGCCCGGTGGTCATCCCGGCGCTGGTCGGAGAGGCAATCCTCTCAGCCGTAAATTCCTCCCTCGACACCTGGGACCAAAGCGCGGGTGCCACGCTGATCGAACGACGCCTCATCGCTTGGACCGCCGAACGCCTGGGGCTCGGGGATGACGCCGACGGTGTTTTCACCAGCGGCGGCTCCGCTTCCAACCTGCAGGGTCTGTTGATCGCCCGCAATGACGCTGTTTCAAAGCTGCAACTCGACCCACAGCATGAGGGACGGCGGCTTCCGGCGCTGCTCGACAGTCTCCGCATCTTCACCTCGGAGGCCAGCCACTTCAGCATTTCCAAGTCCGCGTCGCTTCTGGGACTGGGGTACGACGCCGTCGTGCCCATTGCCTGCGATTCCCACCGCAGGATGGATCCTGCCGCCCTTCGCGCAGCCCTTACGGCAAGCGCAGAAAGCGGCGAAACACCCATGGCCATCGTTGCCACCGCCGGGACCACCGACTTCGGGAGCATCGATCCGCTCGCCGACATAGCCGCCATGGCCCGCGAGCACGGGACGTGGCTCCACGTTGATGCCGCCTACGGCGGAGGGCTTATCACTTCGTTGCGGCACAGACATCTACTGGCGGGCATAGACACCGCTGATTCTGTCACCGTCGATTATCACAAGACCTTTTTCCAGCCGGTCTCGTCCAGCGCCCTGCTGGTCCGGAACGCAGCTTCACTCGGACACGTCACCCTGCACGCGGATTACCTCAACCCGGAAAGCGCAGTACGGGAACGGGTTCCGAACCAGGTCGACAAGAGCCTCCAGACCACCAGGCGGTTCGACGCACTCAAGCTCTGGCTCACCCTGCGGCTCATGGGTGCCGACGGCATCGGAGTCCTCCTCGACGCCGCCGTCGACCTCGCTGCCGAAGTTTCCGCCATACTCGACGACGATCCGCACTTTGACCTTGCCGCACCCGCTCAGCTCAGCACCCTGGTTTTCCGCTATCTTCCCCCAGGCGTCGAGCCCGACACATCCGACGCGCTCAACTGCCACATCCGGAAGGAAATCTTCGCGTCGGGAGAGGCAGTGATCGCGGGAACGACAGTTGCCGGCCGCCACTATCTCAAGTTCACCCTGCTCAACGCGGAAACCACTGCGGAAGATGTCCGGGAAATACTGACGCTGATCCGCACCGTCGGAGACGCCTACCTCGCAGGAGCCGCCGCATGAAGCACTCGCCCTTGAGCGGCCCCCGGCCCAAAGAAACCGGCGCCGCCAATGAGCACATTCACGACGCCGTGGGCATCGGTGTGGGGCCCTTCAATCTGGGCCTCGCCGCGCTGGCGGACCCCATCGACGAACTGGACCTGGTGTTCGTCGACCAGCGGCCCGGATTCGACTGGCACCCGGGCATGATGCTGGACACCGCACATCTTCAGGTCCCCTTCATGGCGGACTTGGTGACGCTGGCCGATCCCACGTCGCCATACTCGTTCCTGAACTTCCTGAAGGAAACCGGCCGGCTCTACCGCTTCTACATCCGGGAGAACTTCTACCCGCTGCGGGCGGAGTTCAATGCGTATTGCCAGTGGGTTGCCGACGCACTTCCGAACGTGCACTTCGGTGAGCGCGTCACGGAGGTGCGGTACGACGACGGCGTGTATTTCGTGTTTACCGATGGTCCCGGCGGCAAAGGGGTGCGATTGGGCCGCCGCTTGGTCCTGGGCACTGGAACCTCACCGCACGTGCCTGCCGCAGCCCGTGCAATCAGTGGGGCCGGCGGCCTGGTGCTGCACAACGCCGACTACTTGGGCCGCAAAGCTGAGCTGCAGTCCAGCCCCAGCATCACTGTGCTGGGCAGCGGCCAAAGCGCTGCAGAGATCTACCTGGATCTTCTGCAGGACCTGCCTTTACACGGGTATGAGCTGAACTGGGTCACGCGCTCCGGACGATTCTTTCCGCTGGAGTACACCAAGCTGACCCTCGAGATGACCTCACCGGAGTATGTGGACTACTTCCATGCCCTGCCTGAATCCACGCGGGACACTCTCGTGTCCACCCAGAAAAACCTGTACAAGGGCATCGATGCAGAGCTGATCAATGACATTTACGACACCTTGTACGCGCAGAGCCTGGACGGCGAACCCCGAACCCGATTGCTGACCCACATGGAGTTGCGGGGAGCCCGGTATGAACCGGAGACGGGCGGGCACACCCTGGAGCTGCACCATGACGAGCTGGACCGGACTCTGCTGCTGAAAACCGATGCCGTTGTCCTCGGTACCGGCTATGCCTATCGCGAGCCCGAGTTCCTGACCGGGATCCCCGGGCGCATCCGCCGCGACAGTGCTGGCCGGTTCGACGTGGATCGAAATTATGGGATTGGCACCACGCCCGGTGAGATCTTCGTCCAGAATGCAGAGCTGCACACGCACGGCTTCGTCAGCCCAGATCTGGGCATGGCTGCCTACCGCAATTCGGTGATCATTCGCGAAATGCTGGGCCACGAGCACTACCGCGTGGAACGCGCCATTGCGTTCCAAGAGTTTGGAGTTCCACAAGAATCCGCTTGGACTCCCGAGTCAACCGGGGCATCGGCGAGAACAGCTGGCCGCGGCGGGGCAAGCGCAAACGCCGTTTCGGCGTCCCGGCTGTCCAACAACGAACGGGTACCAGCATGAACTTCACCATCATTCCCGTGGATGCCGGCCGTGATGCTCCTCTGCTGCACGACTGGATGAGCCGCGACTACGCCCGTTTCTGGGGCATGCTCAACGCTTCCCCGTCCGATGTGGAGACCGAATATGCCCGCATAGCTGCCGATCCTTATCACCATGCCTGGCTCGGTTTGGAGGACGGCACACCAGCGTTCCTGGCCGAGTCCTACGCACCGCAGAATTCGCCTCTGGCGGCCCACTACGCAGTGAAGCCCTCAGACACCGGCATGCATCTGCTGGTGGGTCCTGCTGAGCAACCCCGGGCCGGGTTCACCACGGCTGTGTTCCGATCAGTCCTGGATTTCCTTTTCGCAGATGAGTACACCCAGCGGATCGTCGTGGAACCGGACGTCCGCAACACCAAAATCGCCGCGCTGAACGCCCGAATGGGTTTCGTGCCCGCCCGCATCATTTCCTTATCCGACAAAGACGCCCTGCTGAGTTTCTGCACCAGGGCGGACTTCAGGCGTACCAGCGGCATGACGGACGCTCCCGGTTCTGCGTCATCTCCCGCCACCATTTCAGGAGTAACCCCATGACCATGATTCTTACCGACGGTGCCGGCACAGGCAGTCCTCCTTCCGGCGCCCCAGCGACATCTTCAGCCGACGGTGCAATGACCGGCCATCTGACCCCCGCCCGGTGGGAAATCGCAAACCGGCATGTGATCCGCAAGGCGCTGGCGGAGTTCTCCCACGAACGCATTCTTGTTCCGGAACAGGTCAAGACTGCCACCGTTGTGCCTTTCGAGGGAACCTCCGAATACCGGCTGGTGTCCGACGACGGCGGAGCCGAGTACCGCTTCACGGCCCGGCTGTTCGAACTGGACCACTGGTCAATTCCCGCGAACAGTATTCAACGGTTTACCGCCGGATCCGAAACCCCGCTGGATGCCCTGGTGTTCATCACGGAGTTCTCTTCGACGCTGGGAATCAACGAGCAGATGCTTCCCGTCTATTTAGAGGAAATCAGCAGCACGCTGGCTTCGCATGCCTTCAAGAATGCACCCGACGCCCCGTCGTCCGCCTCCTTGGCCCGCGGCGTAACGAGCGGCATCGATCCGGCCGCAGACTTCCAGGCAGTGGAACGGTCCATGACCGAGGGGCATCCCTGCTTCGTCGCCAACAATGGACGCCTCGGATTCGGTTCGGATGATTACTTGGCCTACGCACCTGAAGCCGGAACTCCGGTACATCTGGAGTGGATCGCCGTCCGCTGCGATCGTGCCGTCTTTACCTCCCTGCCGGGACTGGATTACCGTGCCCATCTGGAAAGCGAGCTGGGTGCCGCTGTCCTCGCCGGCTTCGACACCGTGCTCGAACAGCGCGGAGCCAGCCCCGCCGCCTATCTGTACATGCCCGTGCATCCGTGGCAGTGGGCCAACAAGCTGACGGTCACATTCGCGGCGGAAATTGCGCAGGGGCATCTGATCCACCTGGGATCCGGATCTGATGCCTATCAGGCGCAGCAGTCCATCCGGACATTCTTTAACCGGGACCACATCAACCGCTGCTACGTGAAAACAGCCCTGTCCGTGGTGAATATGGGTTTCATGCGCGGCCTCTCCCCTGAGTACATGCTCGCAACCCCTGCCATCAACAACTGGCTGGACGGTCTGGTCCGCACCGACGAGACCCTGCAGGCAGCCGGGTTCAGCATCCTGCGGGAAAGCGCCGCCGTCGGTTACACGAACCGCTACTTTGAAGCTGGCGCACCCAAGGGGTCGCCGTACCGCAAGATGCTCTCGGCCCTGTGGAGGGAAAGTCCGCTCCCCCGGCTCCGCAGCGGTGAACAGCTGGCAACCATGGCGTCGCTGCTGCACACCGACGGAACCGGCCGGCCGCTGGTTTCCGCGCTCATTGAACGGTCCGGTCTCAGTGCACGGGCCTGGCTCGAACAGTATCTTCAGGCGTACCTCGTGCCGCTGCTGCACTGCTTTTACGCCTACGAGCTTGCCTACATGCCCCACGGGGAGAACCTCATTCTGGTACTCCGCGACGGAGCAGTGCAGCGGACCATCATGAAGGACATTGCCGAGGAAATAGTGGTGATGGGCGACCGCACCCCGCTGCCGGAGGATTGTGCACGGGTGCGGATTGAGATCCCGCAGAAGGACAAGGTCCTGTCCATTTTCACCGACGTGTTCGACTGCATCTTCCGGTTCCTGGCGGCTTTGCTTGAGGAAGACGGGCAGCTGGAAACCCGGCAGTTCTGGGAAACAGTGGCGGCGGTGGTGCACCGCTACCAGGGCGCGCATCCGGAACTTGCTGCCGAGTTCGCTGCCCATGACCTGTTCGCCGAGGATTTCGTCCTGTCCTGCCTGAACCGGCTGCAGCTGCGGAACAACCAGCAGATGCTGGACCTGAGCGACCCCTCAGGCGGGCTGCAGTTCTCCGGCCGCCTTGCCAACCCCCTGGCGCGGCACCGGCGTTGATCGGGTCCGGAGCCTTGCCGGTTGCGAATTGAGACCGCGGCAGCCCTCTCCGACCCGGGAGGGCTGCCGGAGGGCGCGGACCTAGCGCAGTGCCGAAATCCCGGTGATATCCCTGCCCACAATGAGGGTGTTGATCTCGTATGAACCCTCGTAGGTGTAGATGGCCTCGGCATCAGCGAAAATCTTGGCCATGCGGTAGTCAGTCACGATGCCGTTGCCGCCCAAAATGCTGCGGCCCAAAGCGACGGTTTCGCGCATTTTGCGGCTGGCGTACGACTTGGCGAGAGCGGCCTGAGCCATACCGTCCGCGGAACGCCGGCCGACCGCCGAGGGGTAACCGCCGCCTTCCAGCTCCGCCACTCTGGCCAGCATGCCGGTACTGGCCACCGTGTTGCCGAGCATCCTCACCAGCTGCTCCGTAACAAGTTGGAAGGACGCCAGCGGACGGCCAAACTGCTGCCGTTCCACGGCATATGCCCGGGCGACGTCGACGGCCGCCAGCTGGGTGCCGACAGCCTGCCAGCCCACCATGATCCGGGAGCCGCGGAGCAGATGCTTGATGTCCTCGAAACTGTCGATGCCGGCCAGCCTGTCCGTTTCCGCAACGCGGACGCCGGTCAGGGTGATGTCGGCATTCTGCACGGTGCGAAGCGCCGTCTTGTTTTCGATTTTGCTGCGGTGCACGCCTTGCAGTGATGCGTCCAGGAGGAACCCCCGGGTCTTGCCGGTGTCCGGCTCGCGGGCCCACAGCAGCATGTAGTCGCAGAATGTCCCGTTGCCGATCCACCGTTTGGTGCCGTTGAGAATCCAGGAATCCCCGTCCCGGACCGCTGTGGTTTCCATTCCTCCGGCGACGTCTGACCCATGCTCCGGTTCGGTCAGTGCGAAAGCTCCGGTAATCCGCAGCGACAGCGCATCGGACAGCAGGCGGTCCTTCTGGTCCTGCGAGCCGAACGCATGCAGGGCTTCAACAAAGAGGTCATGGTGAACCATGAAAAATGTCGCGATGGATGTGTCGGTCCGGGTCATTTCGGCAATGACCAGTCCGGCAAACAGGGGGCTGTATCCCTGTTGCACGGGGGTGGACAGCTCCAGAGCGGCGAGCTTGGGCAGAAGTTCAGCCGGGAAGTACGCATCCCGCCACCACTGCGCGGCATACGGGGCGACCTCCGCCGCAAGGAAGGCCCGAAGCTCTGCCAGCTTGTCTTGTTCGCGGGGGCTAAGCAGATCTTCAAAGGCGTAGAAGTCGGCGTCGGGCAGGTTCGAAAAAGGGACAGCAGATGGATCCGAAGTCACGTTAGCGCGGCCCCATCCGGATGGCGCCGTCAAGCCGGATGGTTTCACCGTTGAGCATCTGGTTTTCGATGATATGCGCAGCCAGGGCGGCATATTCGTCCGGCCGTCCCAGACGGGAGGGATGCGGCACCTGGCTGGCCAGCGAATCCTGCGCGTCCTGCGGAAGCCCCGCCATCATGGGCGTTTCAAAGATCCCGGGAGCGATCGTGACCACACGGATCAGATGCCGGGCCAGCTCACGGGCGAGTGGCAGCGTCATGGCAGCAACACCGCCCTTCGATGCGGCGTACGCGGGCTGTCCAATCTGCCCGTCGAAAGCGGCCACAGATGCGGTATTGATGATCACGCCGCGTTCGGATGTTCCGCCGGTTTCCACCGGTTCAGTCTCCGCCATGGCCTGCGCAGCCAGCCGGCTCACGTTGAAGGTTCCGATGAGGTTCACGTGGATAACCCGGGCGAAGTCTTCCAGCGGCAGCACACCGTTGCGCCCCAGTACCTTGCCGGGAGTGGCGATGCCGGCACAGTTCACTGCCACCCGCAGCGGGCCGGCGTTCATGGCAGCTTCAACCGCTGCAGCCATCTGCCCGGCGTCCGTGACATCTCCGGGAACGAAGTGGGCATTATCGCCAAGCTCGGCGGCGTAAGCCAGCCCGCCGGAGGACGGAAGGTCAACGAGGATTACTGATGCCCCGGCGTCGTACAGCCTGCGGGCAGTAGCCCGCCCCAGCCCGGAGGCACCCCCGGTGACGAGTGCCGATGCCCCTGAAATATCCACTGCATTCTCCTGCGAAAAGTTGCTGCCGCCCCTGCGGCGGCACTGCCGAGCCTACTGTGATCGGCCACACACTGCATCTCTACCGGCCTCCACCGGCCCTGCCGGCAGTCGAACGCTGTTCCCCGGCGCGGCCACGACTGGGGGCGCCCGGCTGTAACGACGGCGCGGACAGGTCTAGGGTGGTGCGCATGCTTCCCGAGGAACCGCTGCATGAAATCCAAGCCCGGGCCGACGACGCCGCTGCTTCCGTCACCGCAGCTTTCAGCCGCCCGCTGTTCGGCCTTCCGGGCACGACCCTGGCAGCAGTGAAGAGCCCACGAAGCCGAACCCTGCTGCCGGGGCCCTGGCATTACTGGTGGCAGGCGCACTACGTTGACGTCTTGGTGGACGCCGCACTGCGTGGTTCACCGCACGCCGTCCGGCAGGCCAGTCAATTGGTGCGCACCATTAGGCTGAGGAACTGGCTGCGGGCCACCAATTGGTATTTTGATGACATGGCGTGGCTGGCCCTGGCTGTCCGCCGGCTGGATGCCGTTATTCCTGCCCGGCCTGTGCGGAACCAGGGCCGCGACGGCGCCGTCCCCGCGGTGAACGTGCGGCCGCATCCGCGAATGCTGTCAGCGCTCGGCGACGCCCTGAAGTCCGCGCACACCCGGGACTTTGGCGGCGGGCTGTACTGGAACCGGCGGCGCACCTTCAAGAACACGCCCGCGACGGCACCTGCGGCCCTGCACTTCGCGCGCAGCGGTGACCGCGAGCGCGCCCAGTCGCTGGTTGACTGGCTCAACGACGTCCTCCTGGACAACAGCA
This genomic interval from Arthrobacter citreus contains the following:
- a CDS encoding NADP-dependent oxidoreductase, which translates into the protein MKIIGVEKFGGPEAMAVMDVPEPHAGPGEVRIRVKAAAVNPTDTVLRSGLQGKGHVEVPAIPGMDAAGIIDEANDARGWQVGDAVMTMALPLGVHRGAYTEYLVAPADSLAHIPEGTDFADASTLPMNGLTAVQTLEKLNLQPGQSLAVTGAAGTLGGYLVQLAKQAGLVVVADAAEKDRALVAGLGPDYMVSRGDDAAEHIREFFPDGVDAVADAAVMNEKAVPAVKDGGGFATFRWWQEDPGRGITVHPIAVRDEYHSGQKLDALRRLVEDGILTLRVADRLPANDAAEAHRRLEAGGVRGRLVLLF
- a CDS encoding aspartate aminotransferase family protein; translation: MAAARQLFNTRTTSRYRTDVLQGVNLVVKTVAGITKPFTGISPAQLMPAVDSIDLDMPLPDTAAALQELAGVYLRDAVYFHDTKYAAHLNCPVVIPALVGEAILSAVNSSLDTWDQSAGATLIERRLIAWTAERLGLGDDADGVFTSGGSASNLQGLLIARNDAVSKLQLDPQHEGRRLPALLDSLRIFTSEASHFSISKSASLLGLGYDAVVPIACDSHRRMDPAALRAALTASAESGETPMAIVATAGTTDFGSIDPLADIAAMAREHGTWLHVDAAYGGGLITSLRHRHLLAGIDTADSVTVDYHKTFFQPVSSSALLVRNAASLGHVTLHADYLNPESAVRERVPNQVDKSLQTTRRFDALKLWLTLRLMGADGIGVLLDAAVDLAAEVSAILDDDPHFDLAAPAQLSTLVFRYLPPGVEPDTSDALNCHIRKEIFASGEAVIAGTTVAGRHYLKFTLLNAETTAEDVREILTLIRTVGDAYLAGAAA
- a CDS encoding lysine N(6)-hydroxylase/L-ornithine N(5)-oxygenase family protein translates to MKHSPLSGPRPKETGAANEHIHDAVGIGVGPFNLGLAALADPIDELDLVFVDQRPGFDWHPGMMLDTAHLQVPFMADLVTLADPTSPYSFLNFLKETGRLYRFYIRENFYPLRAEFNAYCQWVADALPNVHFGERVTEVRYDDGVYFVFTDGPGGKGVRLGRRLVLGTGTSPHVPAAARAISGAGGLVLHNADYLGRKAELQSSPSITVLGSGQSAAEIYLDLLQDLPLHGYELNWVTRSGRFFPLEYTKLTLEMTSPEYVDYFHALPESTRDTLVSTQKNLYKGIDAELINDIYDTLYAQSLDGEPRTRLLTHMELRGARYEPETGGHTLELHHDELDRTLLLKTDAVVLGTGYAYREPEFLTGIPGRIRRDSAGRFDVDRNYGIGTTPGEIFVQNAELHTHGFVSPDLGMAAYRNSVIIREMLGHEHYRVERAIAFQEFGVPQESAWTPESTGASARTAGRGGASANAVSASRLSNNERVPA
- a CDS encoding GNAT family N-acetyltransferase, with protein sequence MNFTIIPVDAGRDAPLLHDWMSRDYARFWGMLNASPSDVETEYARIAADPYHHAWLGLEDGTPAFLAESYAPQNSPLAAHYAVKPSDTGMHLLVGPAEQPRAGFTTAVFRSVLDFLFADEYTQRIVVEPDVRNTKIAALNARMGFVPARIISLSDKDALLSFCTRADFRRTSGMTDAPGSASSPATISGVTP
- a CDS encoding IucA/IucC family protein, with product MILTDGAGTGSPPSGAPATSSADGAMTGHLTPARWEIANRHVIRKALAEFSHERILVPEQVKTATVVPFEGTSEYRLVSDDGGAEYRFTARLFELDHWSIPANSIQRFTAGSETPLDALVFITEFSSTLGINEQMLPVYLEEISSTLASHAFKNAPDAPSSASLARGVTSGIDPAADFQAVERSMTEGHPCFVANNGRLGFGSDDYLAYAPEAGTPVHLEWIAVRCDRAVFTSLPGLDYRAHLESELGAAVLAGFDTVLEQRGASPAAYLYMPVHPWQWANKLTVTFAAEIAQGHLIHLGSGSDAYQAQQSIRTFFNRDHINRCYVKTALSVVNMGFMRGLSPEYMLATPAINNWLDGLVRTDETLQAAGFSILRESAAVGYTNRYFEAGAPKGSPYRKMLSALWRESPLPRLRSGEQLATMASLLHTDGTGRPLVSALIERSGLSARAWLEQYLQAYLVPLLHCFYAYELAYMPHGENLILVLRDGAVQRTIMKDIAEEIVVMGDRTPLPEDCARVRIEIPQKDKVLSIFTDVFDCIFRFLAALLEEDGQLETRQFWETVAAVVHRYQGAHPELAAEFAAHDLFAEDFVLSCLNRLQLRNNQQMLDLSDPSGGLQFSGRLANPLARHRR
- a CDS encoding acyl-CoA dehydrogenase family protein encodes the protein MTSDPSAVPFSNLPDADFYAFEDLLSPREQDKLAELRAFLAAEVAPYAAQWWRDAYFPAELLPKLAALELSTPVQQGYSPLFAGLVIAEMTRTDTSIATFFMVHHDLFVEALHAFGSQDQKDRLLSDALSLRITGAFALTEPEHGSDVAGGMETTAVRDGDSWILNGTKRWIGNGTFCDYMLLWAREPDTGKTRGFLLDASLQGVHRSKIENKTALRTVQNADITLTGVRVAETDRLAGIDSFEDIKHLLRGSRIMVGWQAVGTQLAAVDVARAYAVERQQFGRPLASFQLVTEQLVRMLGNTVASTGMLARVAELEGGGYPSAVGRRSADGMAQAALAKSYASRKMRETVALGRSILGGNGIVTDYRMAKIFADAEAIYTYEGSYEINTLIVGRDITGISALR
- a CDS encoding 3-hydroxyacyl-CoA dehydrogenase — its product is MDISGASALVTGGASGLGRATARRLYDAGASVILVDLPSSGGLAYAAELGDNAHFVPGDVTDAGQMAAAVEAAMNAGPLRVAVNCAGIATPGKVLGRNGVLPLEDFARVIHVNLIGTFNVSRLAAQAMAETEPVETGGTSERGVIINTASVAAFDGQIGQPAYAASKGGVAAMTLPLARELARHLIRVVTIAPGIFETPMMAGLPQDAQDSLASQVPHPSRLGRPDEYAALAAHIIENQMLNGETIRLDGAIRMGPR
- a CDS encoding glycoside hydrolase family 76 protein, producing MLPEEPLHEIQARADDAAASVTAAFSRPLFGLPGTTLAAVKSPRSRTLLPGPWHYWWQAHYVDVLVDAALRGSPHAVRQASQLVRTIRLRNWLRATNWYFDDMAWLALAVRRLDAVIPARPVRNQGRDGAVPAVNVRPHPRMLSALGDALKSAHTRDFGGGLYWNRRRTFKNTPATAPAALHFARSGDRERAQSLVDWLNDVLLDNSTGLYLDGVKAAQSGEPVLERAVFTYNQGPILGALLELGGPANLTRAADLVGAVRTGLTHPGTSVLITHGTGDAGLFTGILCRYLALAAVSPTIPPARREEAAELVASTAQELWAGRTKRGEWSVFSPHPLEPAEQHYPAGTGVDLSTQLSAWMILEAAARVRRGLG